A genome region from Carassius carassius chromosome 23, fCarCar2.1, whole genome shotgun sequence includes the following:
- the alpk3a gene encoding alpha-protein kinase 3 isoform X1, protein MTSRRPMTRSYSGNGRSGSQNGEDVSSASGRSESRNYLSNVRPENSFSTHRYSNYRPSRSTLCTVMAQLTEETQPCFETTIKSKAVSETCNVKFSCVVTGYPAPELTWYKDDMELDRYCGLPKYEIFRNGKIHTLHIYNCTEDDAAIYQASARNSKGIVSCSGVLEVGTMSEYLIHQRFFAKLKQKAETKRRELEESRRRGKENMQKEQLNVINQERLLRKRRIPAGNDTLSSSPTTQDGEENVTSQGTDEEQSAIIDDKSDNITVQASVGITEMKTENGNEKLSRICDPMEVVTTKQSAKEKPGEKKMRITNGFDKVGVNKPTQSNRKQEDANEGMSLAKYLAESVQSQAAEEHQSSAKSLEIMEVDVRPVQDNKRELEMERERLKEEERNRSREIEREKERERSKEREREKIRHTEQDQRATSGPSTKAASHKEPETQHKSALTSVFHSLKDIFFGKSKKSETTETTKRTSEVIIEKEIPQHLPPSQTPPQESLVYNKASEHEAPKLAQESSQMVDLEVKTKPLPQTQDSVVLNDIINSNSAEHISEFHTNKLEDVSPTPEREHVESIGATLRLSVGENEMPKDESSPEEVQQIDQSILLMATGNHTKPSDTDVPGSVGLSNPPFETESLEFTYPADEVMRGAEEMHILEEQRGSAAPLTDLIMADLESMQCCESQPESQLSPLADFVPIEVHTESQSAELRVEESKEPNEKVIPHMEEESVTKMLEGGSLTGKNEEEMNDAIEGKSYTAGENESVSDFVIKESVLPVVVVIDRGYEMNDQNSLLPALELSQEGDFITLVSESATEIDFKPDEISMPALNVSFTENKEVAADSAKVNDFNMEHNERIPSQGRSAEEKGKDSGEENTEESTEEKDNVNAEKRKDDSSQPKKDDVKRNNNFVPETEASVVIPEMEIPKSPRRGETEVIETQLRPYKVDKPKLLTKAQAERRFTEKDQSAVQPIIILPDTRETVIKNVAKKRSTPLIPEIKVTLPERVKREEPVIAPRSEILKLETERVMQPLTQEVAQIFRERERQMDDATRASGELSSNSALVIPDLLGVARNTQSSPSVERTQEIKPQNLEARVRGGVEQGSINTGWGREDDRNIPIINIACADDNTTTLEQEQTLVQSHTSLPGIVISQDIPPISVINAERQTDNKKHDSETSVTMLKSESNQQGLVAISKKPKEQLMSQLSPDMSKKTLPSITNQDPDKVPQLKDTKVEPESDRLQKDKPSIEKLSLTTPVGPTLPPLSPASLRRLMAKNNPNLENQGSTSAASVDGSEKKGEESGGSTPTSTLSCESSPKMKRRDSLTLIPSATPEELASGARRKIYLAKTKSEDEGSDTQGKLDSPYMSPSQARRAAFLQLQSGQQTPPTEKCSPLMARRKATLDVPKPKEETAEVTDSTKTESKPAEKEKLDPFKAPQVIRKIRGEPFSDASGHLKLWCQFFNILSDSIIKWYRDEEEIVEMERRAGDESPVALAIVQASSRDCGVYGCSIKNEYGTDITDYLLSTDILSEFFLREDLEVGEEIEMTPMMFTKGLADSGYWGDKFFGRIMTAEAQIGEGCVHKTCRAKVIYGLDPVFDSGSTCITKVRNPIAYGAKEESNLAERNLEITKQGCKIQNTVREYCKIFAAEARVIENFGFSLEVIPLHLMYRPANTIPYASVETDLNGVYVKYCLMDSTGRLIARANSEVEQKCCTFQHWIHQWTNGNLLVTRLEGVDTKITSIEIVTKSKGYQGLTDKGSPKIIEQFITQHQCNYYCGLLGLRPLKPTESLQQPKIKTSRSPLLAKRAITGSSSPQVQKKGTSPQSTRKGTSSPKVVKKTGEAGESNSTTKHKAVEVPKTVRMR, encoded by the exons ATGACATCCAGGAGGCCCATGACCCGCTCTTACTCTGGAAATGGGAGATCGGGAAGCCAAAATGGGGAGGATGTTTCATCGGCAAGCGGAAGGTCAGAGAGCCGCAACTACCTCTCCAACGTTCGGCCCGAAAACAG CTTTTCAACTCACAGGTATTCAAACTACAGGCCGTCGAG GAGTACACTATGTACAGTCATGGCTCAATTGACTGAAGAGACCCAGCCATGTTTTGAGACCACCATAAAATCAAAGGCAGTGTCAGAAACATGCAATGTCAAGTTCTCTTGTGTGGTCACAG GTTACCCGGCTCCTGAGTTGACCTGGTACAAAGATGACATGGAGTTAGATCGATATTGTGGTCTTcccaaatatgaaatatttcgCAATGGAAAAATTCACACACTCCACATCTACAA CTGTACAGAAGATGATGCAGCCATTTATCAGGCCTCAGCGAGGAATAGTAAGGGCATCGTCTCTTGTTCTGGGGTGCTGGAGGTGGGTACCATGAGTGAGTACCTGATCCACCAAAGGTTCTTCGCCAAACTGAAACAGAAGGCTGAGACCAAGCGACGAGAGCTGGAAGAGAGTCGACGTCGGGGGAAGGAGAACATGCAGAAGGAACAATTAAATGTGATTAACCAGGAACGCTTACTAAGAAAGCGTAGGATTCCTGCTGGGAACGACACCCTGAGCTCTTCTCCCACAACCCAGGATGGAGAGGAGAACGTGACCTCCCAAGGAACAGATGAAGAGCAGTCTGCAATCATAGATGATAAGTCTGATAATATCACGGTACAGGCTTCTGTAGGAATAACAGAGATGAAAACAGAGAACGGTAATGAGAAACTCAGCCGTATCTGCGATCCAATGGAGGTGGTCACCACAAAGCAGTCTGCCAAAGAGAAACCAGGTGAAAAAAAGATGCGTATTACCAATGGATTTGATAAGGTGGGTGTTAATAAACCCACCCAGAGCAACAGAAAACAAGAGGATGCTAATGAAGGAATGAGCCTGGCAAAATACTTAGCTGAGTCTGTGCAGTCACAAGCTGCTGAGGAACATCAGAGTTCTGCAAAGTCACTGGAGATCATGGAGGTCGATGTTAGACCTGTCCAAGATAATAAACGAGAGCTGGAGATGGAAAGGGAAAGATTAAAAGAAGAGGAGAGGAACCGATCACGAGAAATTGAGCGGGAGAAAGAACGAGAGagatccaaagagagagaacgagagaaaaTTAGACACACAGAACAAGACCAGAGAGCTACATCTGGGCCTTCAACCAAAGCTGCATCACACAAAGAGCCAGAAACTCAACACAAGTCAGCTCTAACATCGGTTTTTCACTCCCTGAAGGACATATTCTTTGGCAAAAGCAAGAAGTCAGAGACAACAGAAACCACAAAGAGAACAAGTGAAGTTATCATAGAAAAAGAAATTCCACAACATCTCCCTCCTTCACAAACACCTCCTCAAGAGTCTTTGGTCTATAATAAGGCCTCTGAGCATGAGGCACCAAAGCTGGCCCAGGAATCATCTCAAATGGTGGATTTGGAAGTAAAAACAAAGCCTTTACCACAAACGCAAGACTCAGTTGTCCTTAATGATATCATAAACTCCAATTCAGCTGAACATATTTCTGAATTTCATACAAACAAACTCGAGGATGTGTCTCCCACACCTGAAAGAGAGCATGTTGAGAGTATTGGAGCAACACTTAGACTTTCTGTAGGGGAGAATGAGATGCCAAAGGACGAGAGTAGTCCAGAGGAAGTCCAGCAGATTGATCAATCTATTCTTCTCATG GCTACAGGTAACCATACTAAACCAAGTGACACAGATGTTCCTGGTTCTGTGGGCTTGTCCAATCCTCCATTCGAGACTGAAAGTCTGGAATTTACCTATCCTGCGGATGAGGTCATGCGAGGTGCTGAGGAAATGCATATTTTAGAGGAACAGAGGGGCTCAGCTGCCCCCCTGACAGACCTCATCATGGCAGACCTGGAAAGCATGCAGTGTTGTGAGAGCCAGCCAGAGTCTCAGCTTTCCCCACTTGCCGACTTTGTCCCTATCGAAGTGCACACTGAGTCCCAGTCAGCGGAGCTGAGAGTAGAAGAGAGCAAAGAGCCAAACGAGAAAGTAATTCCTCATATGGAGGAGGAAAGTGTTACGAAAATGCTAGAGGGAGGTTCCCTGACAGGAAAAAATGAAGAGGAGATGAATGATGCAATAGAAGGGAAATCTTACACTGCAGGGGAAAATGAGTCGGTGAGTGACTTTGTCATAAAAGAGTCAGTCCTTCCTGTAGTTGTAGTGATTGACAGAGGATATGAAATGAATGATCAGAATTCATTGTTGCCAGCATTGGAGCTAAGTCAAGAAGGGGATTTCATCACTCTTGTGTCTGAGAGTGCAACGGAAATTGATTTTAAACCAGATGAAATCTCAATGCCAGCACTAAATGTTAGTTTCACAGAGAATAAAGAAGTTGCAGCTGACTCTGCTAAAGTGAACGATTTTAATATGGAGCATAATGAACGCATTCCAAGTCAGGGTAGGAGTGCTGAAGAAAAGGGAAAAGATAGTGGTGAAGAAAATACTGAGGAAAGCACTGAGGAAAAAGACAATGTTAATGCTGAAAAACGAAAGGATGACTCCAGTCAACCAAAGAAAGATGATGTTAAGAGAAACAATAATTTTGTTCCAGAGACAGAGGCATCTGTTGTAATTCCAGAGATGGAGATCCCCAAAAGTCCAAGACGAGGTGAAACTGAGGTTATAGAAACTCAACTGAGGCCATACAAAGTAGATAAACCAAAACTCCTTACAAAAGCACAAGCAGAGAGACGTTTCACTGAGAAGGACCAATCAGCAGTCCAACCAATCATAATACTCCCTGATACAAGAGAAACCGTCATTAAGAATGTAGCAAAAAAGAGATCTACGCCACTCATCCCAGAAATCAAGGTCACATTGCCAGAAAGAGTCAAACGTGAAGAACCTGTTATTGCACCTAGAAGTGAAATTCTGAAATTAGAGACTGAGAGAGTTATGCAACCTTTAACACAAGAGGTGGCACAGATATTTAGAGAAAGGGAAAGACAAATGGATGATGCCACTAGAGCATCAGGTGAATTATCCTCCAACAGTGCCTTAGTTATTCCAGATCTTTTGGGTGTGGCAAGGAACACTCAGTCATCACCTTCTGTGGAGAGAACACAGGAAATTAAACCACAAAATCTAGAAGCAAGAGTGAGAGGTGGGGTAGAACAAGGAAGTATCAACACTGGGTGGGGCAGGGAAGATGACCGTAATATCCCTATAATCAACATAGCATGTGCTGATGACAACACAACCACTCTTGAACAAGAGCAAACTCTTGTTCAAAGTCACACCTCACTTCCAGGCATAGTAATCTCACAAGATATCCCTCCCATTTCTGTCATTAATGCAGAAAGGCAGACCGATAACAAAAAACATGACTCTGAGACTTCAGTTACTATGCTAAAAAGTGAAAGCAATCAACAAGGTCTAGTTGCTATTTCCAAGAAACCAAAAGAGCAGCTCATGTCCcagttgagtcctgatatgtcTAAAAAAACTCTGCCTAGTATTACTAACCAAGACCCAGATAAGGTTCCCCAGCTGAAAGACACAAAGGTAGAACCTGAATCTGACAGGCTTCAAAAAGACAAACCTTCCATAGAGAAACTTAGCCTAACAACCCCTGTGGGACCTACACTCCCTCCACTAAGTCCTGCCAGTTTGCGAAGGCTAATGGCAAAGAATAACCCAAACTTAGAGAATCAGGGGTCCACCTCAGCTGCATCAGTGGATGGAAGTGAGAAGAAAGGGGAAGAGAGTGGAGGAAGCACACCCACATCCACTCTGTCCTGTGAGAGCAGCCCAAAGATGAAGCGACGAGACAGTCTCACCCTAATACCCTCAGCCACCCCCGAGGAGCTCGCTTCTGGTGCACGCCGAAAAATCTATCTCGCCAAAACCAAGTCTGAGGATGAGGGATCTGACACGCAGGGTAAGTTGGATAGTCCGTATATGTCGCCCAGTCAGGCTCGCAGGGCCGCTTTCCTGCAACTTCAAAGTGGGCAGCAAACACCACCCACAGAAAAATGTTCGCCTTTGATGGCACGACGCAAGGCCACGCTGGATGTGCCAAAACCTAAGGAGGAGACGGCAGAGGTGACAGACAGCACAAAGACAGAAAGCAAACCAGCAGAAAAGGAGAAGCTGGACCCCTTCAAAG CTCCTCAGGTTATCCGCAAGATTAGGGGAGAGCCCTTCTCAGATGCCTCGGGCCACTTGAAGCTGTGGTGCCAGTTTTTTAACATTCTTAGTGACTCCATCATCAAGTGGTACAGAGACGAAGAGGAAATTGTGGAGATGGAAAGACG tGCTGGGGATGAGAGTCCAGTGGCCCTGGCCATAGTCCAGGCTTCCAGCAGAGACTGTGGAGTATATGGCTGCTCAATCAAGAATGAATATGGGACTGACATAACAGATTACCTACTCAGCACAGACA TCCTGTCAGAATTTTTCTTAAGGGAAGATTTAGAAG TTGGAGAAGAGATTGAGATGACACCAATGATGTTCACCAAAGGCCTGGCAGACTCGGGTTATTGGGGTGATAAATTCTTTGGTCGCATCATGACGGCAGAGGCTCAGATTGGAGAGGGATGCGTACACAAGACCTGCAGGGCAAAGGTCATCTATGGTTTGGACCCTGTCTTTGACTCAGGCAGCACATGCATCACTAAAGTAAGAAATCCCATTGCATATGGAGCCAAGGAGGAGAGCAACCTGGCCGAGAGAAATCTAGAGATCACCAAACAG GGCTGTAAAATCCAAAATACCGTTCGGGAGTACTGCAAAATATTTGCAGCTGAGGCCAGAGTGATTGAGAACTTTGGATTCTCATTAGA AGTCATCCCGCTTCACTTGATGTATCGACCTGCCAATACAATTCCATATGCTTCAGTAGAGACTGATCTGAATGGTGTGTATGTGAAATACTGTCTGATGGACAGCACAGGAAGACTGATCGCCAGAGCCAACTCTGAGGTGGAGCAGAAGTGTTGCACTTTCCAGCACTGGATCCATCAATGGACCAATGGAAACCTCCTGGTTACTCGGTTAGAAG GTGTCGATACAAAGATTACAAGCATTGAAATTGTTACTAAATCTAAAGG GTATCAAGGCCTCACAGATAAGGGATCTCCAAAGATAATCGAGCAGTTCATTACTCAACATCAATGTAATTACTACTGTGGACTTTTGGGCCTAAGACCCTTAAAACCAACGGAATCTCTACAACAGCCTAAAATAAAGACCTCCAGGAGCCCTCTACTGGCCAAGAGGGCCATAACAGGATCATCCAGCCCTCAGGTTCAGAAGAAAGGAACAAGCCCACAGTCCACCAGGAAAGGCACATCTAGCCCCAAAGTGGTTAAAAAGACAGGTGAAGCTGGGGAGAGCAATTCCACCACCAAACACAAAGCTGTGGAGGTCCCAAAAACTGTCAGGATGAGATAG
- the alpk3a gene encoding alpha-protein kinase 3 isoform X2 — protein MTSRRPMTRSYSGNGRSGSQNGEDVSSASGRSESRNYLSNVRPENRYSNYRPSRSTLCTVMAQLTEETQPCFETTIKSKAVSETCNVKFSCVVTGYPAPELTWYKDDMELDRYCGLPKYEIFRNGKIHTLHIYNCTEDDAAIYQASARNSKGIVSCSGVLEVGTMSEYLIHQRFFAKLKQKAETKRRELEESRRRGKENMQKEQLNVINQERLLRKRRIPAGNDTLSSSPTTQDGEENVTSQGTDEEQSAIIDDKSDNITVQASVGITEMKTENGNEKLSRICDPMEVVTTKQSAKEKPGEKKMRITNGFDKVGVNKPTQSNRKQEDANEGMSLAKYLAESVQSQAAEEHQSSAKSLEIMEVDVRPVQDNKRELEMERERLKEEERNRSREIEREKERERSKEREREKIRHTEQDQRATSGPSTKAASHKEPETQHKSALTSVFHSLKDIFFGKSKKSETTETTKRTSEVIIEKEIPQHLPPSQTPPQESLVYNKASEHEAPKLAQESSQMVDLEVKTKPLPQTQDSVVLNDIINSNSAEHISEFHTNKLEDVSPTPEREHVESIGATLRLSVGENEMPKDESSPEEVQQIDQSILLMATGNHTKPSDTDVPGSVGLSNPPFETESLEFTYPADEVMRGAEEMHILEEQRGSAAPLTDLIMADLESMQCCESQPESQLSPLADFVPIEVHTESQSAELRVEESKEPNEKVIPHMEEESVTKMLEGGSLTGKNEEEMNDAIEGKSYTAGENESVSDFVIKESVLPVVVVIDRGYEMNDQNSLLPALELSQEGDFITLVSESATEIDFKPDEISMPALNVSFTENKEVAADSAKVNDFNMEHNERIPSQGRSAEEKGKDSGEENTEESTEEKDNVNAEKRKDDSSQPKKDDVKRNNNFVPETEASVVIPEMEIPKSPRRGETEVIETQLRPYKVDKPKLLTKAQAERRFTEKDQSAVQPIIILPDTRETVIKNVAKKRSTPLIPEIKVTLPERVKREEPVIAPRSEILKLETERVMQPLTQEVAQIFRERERQMDDATRASGELSSNSALVIPDLLGVARNTQSSPSVERTQEIKPQNLEARVRGGVEQGSINTGWGREDDRNIPIINIACADDNTTTLEQEQTLVQSHTSLPGIVISQDIPPISVINAERQTDNKKHDSETSVTMLKSESNQQGLVAISKKPKEQLMSQLSPDMSKKTLPSITNQDPDKVPQLKDTKVEPESDRLQKDKPSIEKLSLTTPVGPTLPPLSPASLRRLMAKNNPNLENQGSTSAASVDGSEKKGEESGGSTPTSTLSCESSPKMKRRDSLTLIPSATPEELASGARRKIYLAKTKSEDEGSDTQGKLDSPYMSPSQARRAAFLQLQSGQQTPPTEKCSPLMARRKATLDVPKPKEETAEVTDSTKTESKPAEKEKLDPFKAPQVIRKIRGEPFSDASGHLKLWCQFFNILSDSIIKWYRDEEEIVEMERRAGDESPVALAIVQASSRDCGVYGCSIKNEYGTDITDYLLSTDILSEFFLREDLEVGEEIEMTPMMFTKGLADSGYWGDKFFGRIMTAEAQIGEGCVHKTCRAKVIYGLDPVFDSGSTCITKVRNPIAYGAKEESNLAERNLEITKQGCKIQNTVREYCKIFAAEARVIENFGFSLEVIPLHLMYRPANTIPYASVETDLNGVYVKYCLMDSTGRLIARANSEVEQKCCTFQHWIHQWTNGNLLVTRLEGVDTKITSIEIVTKSKGYQGLTDKGSPKIIEQFITQHQCNYYCGLLGLRPLKPTESLQQPKIKTSRSPLLAKRAITGSSSPQVQKKGTSPQSTRKGTSSPKVVKKTGEAGESNSTTKHKAVEVPKTVRMR, from the exons ATGACATCCAGGAGGCCCATGACCCGCTCTTACTCTGGAAATGGGAGATCGGGAAGCCAAAATGGGGAGGATGTTTCATCGGCAAGCGGAAGGTCAGAGAGCCGCAACTACCTCTCCAACGTTCGGCCCGAAAACAG GTATTCAAACTACAGGCCGTCGAG GAGTACACTATGTACAGTCATGGCTCAATTGACTGAAGAGACCCAGCCATGTTTTGAGACCACCATAAAATCAAAGGCAGTGTCAGAAACATGCAATGTCAAGTTCTCTTGTGTGGTCACAG GTTACCCGGCTCCTGAGTTGACCTGGTACAAAGATGACATGGAGTTAGATCGATATTGTGGTCTTcccaaatatgaaatatttcgCAATGGAAAAATTCACACACTCCACATCTACAA CTGTACAGAAGATGATGCAGCCATTTATCAGGCCTCAGCGAGGAATAGTAAGGGCATCGTCTCTTGTTCTGGGGTGCTGGAGGTGGGTACCATGAGTGAGTACCTGATCCACCAAAGGTTCTTCGCCAAACTGAAACAGAAGGCTGAGACCAAGCGACGAGAGCTGGAAGAGAGTCGACGTCGGGGGAAGGAGAACATGCAGAAGGAACAATTAAATGTGATTAACCAGGAACGCTTACTAAGAAAGCGTAGGATTCCTGCTGGGAACGACACCCTGAGCTCTTCTCCCACAACCCAGGATGGAGAGGAGAACGTGACCTCCCAAGGAACAGATGAAGAGCAGTCTGCAATCATAGATGATAAGTCTGATAATATCACGGTACAGGCTTCTGTAGGAATAACAGAGATGAAAACAGAGAACGGTAATGAGAAACTCAGCCGTATCTGCGATCCAATGGAGGTGGTCACCACAAAGCAGTCTGCCAAAGAGAAACCAGGTGAAAAAAAGATGCGTATTACCAATGGATTTGATAAGGTGGGTGTTAATAAACCCACCCAGAGCAACAGAAAACAAGAGGATGCTAATGAAGGAATGAGCCTGGCAAAATACTTAGCTGAGTCTGTGCAGTCACAAGCTGCTGAGGAACATCAGAGTTCTGCAAAGTCACTGGAGATCATGGAGGTCGATGTTAGACCTGTCCAAGATAATAAACGAGAGCTGGAGATGGAAAGGGAAAGATTAAAAGAAGAGGAGAGGAACCGATCACGAGAAATTGAGCGGGAGAAAGAACGAGAGagatccaaagagagagaacgagagaaaaTTAGACACACAGAACAAGACCAGAGAGCTACATCTGGGCCTTCAACCAAAGCTGCATCACACAAAGAGCCAGAAACTCAACACAAGTCAGCTCTAACATCGGTTTTTCACTCCCTGAAGGACATATTCTTTGGCAAAAGCAAGAAGTCAGAGACAACAGAAACCACAAAGAGAACAAGTGAAGTTATCATAGAAAAAGAAATTCCACAACATCTCCCTCCTTCACAAACACCTCCTCAAGAGTCTTTGGTCTATAATAAGGCCTCTGAGCATGAGGCACCAAAGCTGGCCCAGGAATCATCTCAAATGGTGGATTTGGAAGTAAAAACAAAGCCTTTACCACAAACGCAAGACTCAGTTGTCCTTAATGATATCATAAACTCCAATTCAGCTGAACATATTTCTGAATTTCATACAAACAAACTCGAGGATGTGTCTCCCACACCTGAAAGAGAGCATGTTGAGAGTATTGGAGCAACACTTAGACTTTCTGTAGGGGAGAATGAGATGCCAAAGGACGAGAGTAGTCCAGAGGAAGTCCAGCAGATTGATCAATCTATTCTTCTCATG GCTACAGGTAACCATACTAAACCAAGTGACACAGATGTTCCTGGTTCTGTGGGCTTGTCCAATCCTCCATTCGAGACTGAAAGTCTGGAATTTACCTATCCTGCGGATGAGGTCATGCGAGGTGCTGAGGAAATGCATATTTTAGAGGAACAGAGGGGCTCAGCTGCCCCCCTGACAGACCTCATCATGGCAGACCTGGAAAGCATGCAGTGTTGTGAGAGCCAGCCAGAGTCTCAGCTTTCCCCACTTGCCGACTTTGTCCCTATCGAAGTGCACACTGAGTCCCAGTCAGCGGAGCTGAGAGTAGAAGAGAGCAAAGAGCCAAACGAGAAAGTAATTCCTCATATGGAGGAGGAAAGTGTTACGAAAATGCTAGAGGGAGGTTCCCTGACAGGAAAAAATGAAGAGGAGATGAATGATGCAATAGAAGGGAAATCTTACACTGCAGGGGAAAATGAGTCGGTGAGTGACTTTGTCATAAAAGAGTCAGTCCTTCCTGTAGTTGTAGTGATTGACAGAGGATATGAAATGAATGATCAGAATTCATTGTTGCCAGCATTGGAGCTAAGTCAAGAAGGGGATTTCATCACTCTTGTGTCTGAGAGTGCAACGGAAATTGATTTTAAACCAGATGAAATCTCAATGCCAGCACTAAATGTTAGTTTCACAGAGAATAAAGAAGTTGCAGCTGACTCTGCTAAAGTGAACGATTTTAATATGGAGCATAATGAACGCATTCCAAGTCAGGGTAGGAGTGCTGAAGAAAAGGGAAAAGATAGTGGTGAAGAAAATACTGAGGAAAGCACTGAGGAAAAAGACAATGTTAATGCTGAAAAACGAAAGGATGACTCCAGTCAACCAAAGAAAGATGATGTTAAGAGAAACAATAATTTTGTTCCAGAGACAGAGGCATCTGTTGTAATTCCAGAGATGGAGATCCCCAAAAGTCCAAGACGAGGTGAAACTGAGGTTATAGAAACTCAACTGAGGCCATACAAAGTAGATAAACCAAAACTCCTTACAAAAGCACAAGCAGAGAGACGTTTCACTGAGAAGGACCAATCAGCAGTCCAACCAATCATAATACTCCCTGATACAAGAGAAACCGTCATTAAGAATGTAGCAAAAAAGAGATCTACGCCACTCATCCCAGAAATCAAGGTCACATTGCCAGAAAGAGTCAAACGTGAAGAACCTGTTATTGCACCTAGAAGTGAAATTCTGAAATTAGAGACTGAGAGAGTTATGCAACCTTTAACACAAGAGGTGGCACAGATATTTAGAGAAAGGGAAAGACAAATGGATGATGCCACTAGAGCATCAGGTGAATTATCCTCCAACAGTGCCTTAGTTATTCCAGATCTTTTGGGTGTGGCAAGGAACACTCAGTCATCACCTTCTGTGGAGAGAACACAGGAAATTAAACCACAAAATCTAGAAGCAAGAGTGAGAGGTGGGGTAGAACAAGGAAGTATCAACACTGGGTGGGGCAGGGAAGATGACCGTAATATCCCTATAATCAACATAGCATGTGCTGATGACAACACAACCACTCTTGAACAAGAGCAAACTCTTGTTCAAAGTCACACCTCACTTCCAGGCATAGTAATCTCACAAGATATCCCTCCCATTTCTGTCATTAATGCAGAAAGGCAGACCGATAACAAAAAACATGACTCTGAGACTTCAGTTACTATGCTAAAAAGTGAAAGCAATCAACAAGGTCTAGTTGCTATTTCCAAGAAACCAAAAGAGCAGCTCATGTCCcagttgagtcctgatatgtcTAAAAAAACTCTGCCTAGTATTACTAACCAAGACCCAGATAAGGTTCCCCAGCTGAAAGACACAAAGGTAGAACCTGAATCTGACAGGCTTCAAAAAGACAAACCTTCCATAGAGAAACTTAGCCTAACAACCCCTGTGGGACCTACACTCCCTCCACTAAGTCCTGCCAGTTTGCGAAGGCTAATGGCAAAGAATAACCCAAACTTAGAGAATCAGGGGTCCACCTCAGCTGCATCAGTGGATGGAAGTGAGAAGAAAGGGGAAGAGAGTGGAGGAAGCACACCCACATCCACTCTGTCCTGTGAGAGCAGCCCAAAGATGAAGCGACGAGACAGTCTCACCCTAATACCCTCAGCCACCCCCGAGGAGCTCGCTTCTGGTGCACGCCGAAAAATCTATCTCGCCAAAACCAAGTCTGAGGATGAGGGATCTGACACGCAGGGTAAGTTGGATAGTCCGTATATGTCGCCCAGTCAGGCTCGCAGGGCCGCTTTCCTGCAACTTCAAAGTGGGCAGCAAACACCACCCACAGAAAAATGTTCGCCTTTGATGGCACGACGCAAGGCCACGCTGGATGTGCCAAAACCTAAGGAGGAGACGGCAGAGGTGACAGACAGCACAAAGACAGAAAGCAAACCAGCAGAAAAGGAGAAGCTGGACCCCTTCAAAG CTCCTCAGGTTATCCGCAAGATTAGGGGAGAGCCCTTCTCAGATGCCTCGGGCCACTTGAAGCTGTGGTGCCAGTTTTTTAACATTCTTAGTGACTCCATCATCAAGTGGTACAGAGACGAAGAGGAAATTGTGGAGATGGAAAGACG tGCTGGGGATGAGAGTCCAGTGGCCCTGGCCATAGTCCAGGCTTCCAGCAGAGACTGTGGAGTATATGGCTGCTCAATCAAGAATGAATATGGGACTGACATAACAGATTACCTACTCAGCACAGACA TCCTGTCAGAATTTTTCTTAAGGGAAGATTTAGAAG TTGGAGAAGAGATTGAGATGACACCAATGATGTTCACCAAAGGCCTGGCAGACTCGGGTTATTGGGGTGATAAATTCTTTGGTCGCATCATGACGGCAGAGGCTCAGATTGGAGAGGGATGCGTACACAAGACCTGCAGGGCAAAGGTCATCTATGGTTTGGACCCTGTCTTTGACTCAGGCAGCACATGCATCACTAAAGTAAGAAATCCCATTGCATATGGAGCCAAGGAGGAGAGCAACCTGGCCGAGAGAAATCTAGAGATCACCAAACAG GGCTGTAAAATCCAAAATACCGTTCGGGAGTACTGCAAAATATTTGCAGCTGAGGCCAGAGTGATTGAGAACTTTGGATTCTCATTAGA AGTCATCCCGCTTCACTTGATGTATCGACCTGCCAATACAATTCCATATGCTTCAGTAGAGACTGATCTGAATGGTGTGTATGTGAAATACTGTCTGATGGACAGCACAGGAAGACTGATCGCCAGAGCCAACTCTGAGGTGGAGCAGAAGTGTTGCACTTTCCAGCACTGGATCCATCAATGGACCAATGGAAACCTCCTGGTTACTCGGTTAGAAG GTGTCGATACAAAGATTACAAGCATTGAAATTGTTACTAAATCTAAAGG GTATCAAGGCCTCACAGATAAGGGATCTCCAAAGATAATCGAGCAGTTCATTACTCAACATCAATGTAATTACTACTGTGGACTTTTGGGCCTAAGACCCTTAAAACCAACGGAATCTCTACAACAGCCTAAAATAAAGACCTCCAGGAGCCCTCTACTGGCCAAGAGGGCCATAACAGGATCATCCAGCCCTCAGGTTCAGAAGAAAGGAACAAGCCCACAGTCCACCAGGAAAGGCACATCTAGCCCCAAAGTGGTTAAAAAGACAGGTGAAGCTGGGGAGAGCAATTCCACCACCAAACACAAAGCTGTGGAGGTCCCAAAAACTGTCAGGATGAGATAG